One part of the Eptesicus fuscus isolate TK198812 chromosome 2, DD_ASM_mEF_20220401, whole genome shotgun sequence genome encodes these proteins:
- the LOC103287950 gene encoding LOW QUALITY PROTEIN: pre-mRNA-splicing factor RBM22-like (The sequence of the model RefSeq protein was modified relative to this genomic sequence to represent the inferred CDS: deleted 2 bases in 2 codons) yields the protein MSGATDSNSGHQGDGHKTRQVLQFPVDICMVYPVTSHRNATFKNHRAGLWRSYLPTRKQPLPPDALKIATSLGSNTYNRQNGEDADFPILCQMCLGENPYIRMTKEKYGKECKICARTFPVFRWCPGVRLRFKKTEVCQTRSKLKSVCQTCLLDLEYGLPIQVRDAGLSSKDDTPKSDVNKEYFTQNMEREMSNSDGTRPVGMLGRATATRDMLLKLARTSPYDRRNRPHICSFWGKGECKRGEECPHRHEKPADPDDPLADQSIEDRHCGISDPAADKLPKRASTMPRLDPPEDKTLATLYAGGLGGTVTETGLRDHFYQVGETRTITVVQGRQCASIQCATRPAAEVAAEKSFNKLIVSGRRLNVKWGRSQAARGKGKEKDGATDSGIKLEPVPGLPGAPPPPPAAEEEASANYVSLPRSGPPAVVNIALPPPPGIAPPPPPPPGLGPQMFHPMGPPPPFMRAPGPSHYPSQDPQRMGAHAGEHSSP from the exons ATGTCAGGGGCCACAGATTCCAATAGTGGGCACCAAGGAGATGGCCACAAGACTAGACAGGTACTGCAGTTCCCAGTGGATATCTGCATGGTCTACCCAGTGACCAGCCACAG GAATgccacatttaaaaatcatagagCTGGACTGTGGCGGTCCTATCTTCCAACTCGGAAGCAGCCGCTGCCTCCGGACGCTCTCAAGATAGCGACGTCTCTGGGTTCCAACACCTACAACAGGCAGAACGGGGAGGATGCGGACTTCCCCATTCTGTGCCAGATGTGTCTTGGAGAAAACCCATATATCCGAATGACCAAAGAA AAGTACGGGAAGGAATGCAAAATCTGTGCCAGGACATTCCCAGTGTTTCGCTGGTGCCCCGGAGTCCGCCTGCGTTTCAAGAAGACTGAAGTGTGCCAGACCCGCAGTAAACTGAAGAGTGTCTGTCAGACTTGCCTCTTGGACCTCGAGTAT GGCCTGCCCATCCAGGTTCGTGATGCAGGGCTGTCTTCTAAGGATGACACGCCAAAGTCAGATGTCAACAAAGAGTACTTCACGCAGAATATGGAGAGGGAGATGTCTAACTCGGATGGAACGCGGCCAGTTGGCATGCTGGGGCGAGCCACAGCCACCAGGGACATGCTGCTCAAACTGGCCCGGACCTCACCCTACGACAGAAGGAATCGACCCCACATTTGCTCCTTCTGGGGGAAAGGGGAATGTAAGAGAGGAGAGGAATGCCCACACAGACATGAGAAGCCTGCAGATCCAGATGACCCCCTTGCTGATCAGAGCATCGAAGACCGACATTGTGGAATCAGTGACCCTGCGGCAGACAAGCTTCCAAAGCGGGCTTCAACGATGCCTCGTTTGGACCCGCCAGAGGACAAGACTCTCGCCACACTGTATGCTGGTGGTCTGGGCGGTACCGTTACTGAGACAGGCCTCAGAGATCACTTCTACCAGGTTGGAGAGACTCGGACGATCACCGTGGTGCAGGGACGGCAGTGTGCTTCCATCCAGTGTGCCACAAGGCCGGCTGCCGAGGTGGCTGCGGAGAAGTCCTTTAATAAGCTGATTGTCAGTGGCCGTCGACTTAACGTGAAATGGGGAAGGTCCCAAGCAGCCCGAggcaaaggaaaagagaaagacgGAGCCACAGACTCCGGCATTAAGCTGGAGCCCGTTCCAGGCCTGCCAGgagctcctcctccccctcctgcagCAGAGGAAGAAGCCTCTGCCAACTACGTCAGCCTGCCCCGCAGTGGCCCTCCAGCGGTGGTGAACATCGCCCTGCCGCCACCGCCTGgaattgccccacccccacccccacccccaggtttgGGGCCACAGATGTTCCACCCAATGGGACCACCTCCTCCTTTCATGAGGGCTCCAGGACCAAGCCACTATCCTTCTCAGGACCCTCAGAGAATGGGAGCTCATGCTGGGGAACACAGCAGCCCCTAG